The Epinephelus moara isolate mb chromosome 11, YSFRI_EMoa_1.0, whole genome shotgun sequence sequence CAGTGACTGGGagccagccaatcacaatgggTGGTATAATGGGTGTGGTATACTGTAAAAGAGATGACACCTAATATAGTCTGTGTGGGAAGTTTGCCAAAGTGCAGCAAAGggagtgaaaagaaaaaatctcaCTCCCATATCAGGGGGATCCAGAATTTTTACCAACATGTGGCTTACAATGTAGACTGCTCTATGGCTCGCAAAGAAGTCATAATTTGCTAATACCATTTTACAAGTTTTATGACTTATGTGCTGAATTCTAGATTTCAACATCTTAAAAAGAGCAAAAATCAAGTAATGAAATGAAGGCTGGTATATACAGTAGTCCATATTTCTTTGGGtaacagcaaacaaaaaatgttgcttGGATTAACAGATTAAATTCCAGTGGTTAATTAACTATCCTCATGAAGCCCTCAGAGTGCTGGGAGAACAACAGAAACAAGTAGGGTGGCTTGGCAAAACACACAAGCCTTAGACTGGATATTAGCTGATAGAGGTGGGTTATGTCAAATGTTTGAAGAAAAATGTTGCACTTATATACCCCATAACACTGCACCTGATGGAACCTTCTCTATAGTCATGTCCAAACTTATAGAGCTTAAGTGGTAAAAGGCAAAGATGGATCGTGATAGGATTGGTTGGAATTGAAACTCGGACAGTGGAAAGCAAGTTTGGCAAAGATAAGAATAACCACACTAATAGTCCTAGTTCTAATAGAATCCTAGTTCTAGTTAGTTCTAGCTGCATCATACCCATTCTTAGAAATGTTTGCAGTATGAATGAAAGATGAACGTTGTGACAACCACTAAAATGGCAGAGTTTCAACTCACTGACATGGTAATTGGACAGCCAGATTTGTTCCCTATTCCAGATTATATGGAAGACATGGACATTCCTTAAAATCATGTACCATGAAGTATCCACTGTTTTCCTGTACAGCggttgttgtgttttatgtatTCAATCAATTTTCAACCCTAGAGCCTGGAGGGTGAAAGACTGTTGGGTTTTTGCCTGCACTTGCATTGACTgatgtttttaactgtttaaatGACTGTTTAATTGATAGGTGAGAAAGGAATATGTCGCGCAGATGACCTGAAGTGACTTTGACCAAAATTGGGTGTGTGAGGAGACGCAAATGTTCCCAGAACTGATTATCTAGATAACAGTAAGCagcagcttaagtgacaggaagcTCCTCTAGGAGGAGTGTAGGAGTGTTGCATATTCGTGAGCTAATAttgcttgtttgtcagacactataaattgtcatgatgtatCAGTGCTGCGGCTTTCTTGCGAGTAAACCCTCATATTCACAGTCCTATGTGTTTTGAGCCTCTCTATTCCACAACACCAGAAGAACACGTTGGCATTttaagtttctgcaaactatggatatgttacattaatATGTTTCATACCTTTTAACTTTTCTAtatgatgtagtatatgagatGACTTTATTATTGAGAGCTGGTGGGGATAGTGGATGGCGTGACATTGAAGTAAAATGCTCCCAAGCTGCACttcagaccactgtttgagaccaacaaacaacaaaactggttcaATCTTTGCGCGTCATCTGTACAATTTCagttgcattttagccaccaaacctggATGTCTAATAGGAGCCAATTGCTTTGTTTTGTAGAAGGAGTCTTTTGACAAAGGATCAATCTTGTAGCCTTTACGGGGTTTTATTGAAGacataaatacaaatttcaCATACAGCAACAATGAGACAGCCCTGTAGAGCAGTTGTCCGAACATTGTTATACTCCTCAGATAAACATCATACCTAActctccatgtgtgtgtatgtgtgtgggtgtgatttCCATCCGTTTCCAAAACTCACGCATATCTTCATCTTACTTAGTGTTCTACCACACTTTTTTCTGCTAACGACATCTATTTCCCCACCACAATGTTTCTCCATCACAATGTTTGCCAGGTCACTCTGTTCAGTGagaatagtgccatgaaaagcagttgaaatttatcaaaacatcactgcattttctACCAGaattgtggcaccaaaagcAGGTTCAATGTATCGGCTACATAATGTATAACTGTAACGTATCCATGGCTTGCAgaacacacaatgccaacatttattctgccgATTGAGTTGCTTGTTCACCGCTTATAATTGATCCATAAAGCATTGGCATGAAATGATAGATAACACGTTAGTtaccacttaaaaaaaacatacttgacGTGTGACTTATTGGAAAGAGGTACTGTTTTTGTGTGAAAGTAACATTTTACTAAATCaaagaatgagctgtttttattcTCACATAGAGGGTCCCTCCAGGTTGGTCACCACCTTTATGTTGACATAATTCACTCTGCGTGGGTTCAGACCGTCCAGTTCAACACTTCCAAACATGctgtgagataaaaaaaaagaaaagattattTTATACATATCTAACAAACACCACTGCTAAAATCTTTCATCAATTCCTTTTTACCTTCTCCTATTGAAGGCGTTGACAATAGACCCATTCAGTAACACAGTGATGTTGCCACATGCCATTTCTGCAAACTAACAAAGAGGTGAGGAAAATCACACGAGAATAATTATTCCACTGCTGGTCTTGGAGCAGTATGTTGCATTTagatgacagctgtgtgtgttggacATTAAACTCACATTTTGTGAGGCTTGCCTCCACAAGGAATACACTGGATGATTCCTACAGGCCGACCACTCCGGACAAGAACTGAAATCAAAACCTGTGTGTTAAATTCAGAGCGATTAGTTAAAAGAAGTGTCACCACCTTGGTATTGTTCACATTAGACATATAGTGAGAAGAACAAGTTAAGGTGTTGTGATAACATGCAGCGTTACTACTgtaataaatgaaaagaaaaacctgcaggcacacagaaacatttgggagagcagctgcagctgcctgAGCAATGATGTTGTGATCTGTTCTACATGTTTTTCAttgtaaaaacataaatgaaagCAAAATGTGTTCATCATTGGATACACTTCCTTTTAAGATTGTAAAGATGCTGTGAAGAGGCCTTAACTGATTTCCTTTTGGCCAAAAACCACCAAGACTTTTTCTTCATTACACAACCAGCTgttggattactgaacgggcctactGAGCACAGGCCCGAGGGTACAAACTGTTAGACCCCTCGAGCCTATGTGAAATGTCatacaaattaataaatactgaCCAAGGAGAtatttaaaatgaccacaaagagacacaaaaagaccacaaagagataaaaggaactgcaaagagacacaaaataactacgaTAAGGgacaaaattaccaaaaaaaaaccacCCCAAAGTCTGTGAAATAGAGGTgatggggccttttgcatatctgtaccCAAGGGCCCATTATGAAATAATCCACCCGTGAGCAGAGATGGATTATTTATTTGGAGTTATGTTTCTATCCACTATGGTGCAAATAAGTCTTCACTCTCTTgtgaaagttttattttttgctctgtttttggtctctaccaactcctgagggaaatacgTGGCTCGTTAGCTGCTAAATCCCTCACTGTGTTCCAGCTAGTTGCTAcctttgtctgtgtgctgtttggtgctggacagGTAGCGTATAGTGTCAATGTTTTAAGCTTTTTAACTGGAAatatctgcctgctgctgctgctgtagataacaacagtaaatttgcaagctgtaaaaccaaaagaatACACTAAAAGACGCTAAAAtgctctgtagagctgaggggagCAGTCTGTTCTTATGAATGACCCCTTTCATGTCACAGGggtcatttgatccattgtcaATATAGAAATATTGATTAGCTTTAAAGAGATAGTTTGCATATGGTCAGTGTATTACCgacagtagatggtggtcagcatgtccccagtttggagaagcaggcaggagtaccaccatGGAAGCTAGggaatgtactgctgtggacgggatctacagcaaaatgtattttagccacctataGAAATCAATCTTAATCAAAGTCTACACCATATTTAGGATAATTTTACCACTTCAccctgctgtcagacagccattATCTAACACAGAAATGAAGCCATGATATCGCTCTCTTAAAACCAGACTCTACTGAGAAAGAGTAATTTTCTAACACAGCTGAACACAGATGCTGCTGATTGACCGCAGCCTCAATCAgtcactttgtttgtgttagtGCGTGACTCTGGCATTCCAAAGTGGTAATTTCAGATACACCAAAgtccacaacacaaacaaactaaccgaTTGAGGCAGTGGTTGGCCAGCAGCCCCAGTGTTCAACAAGCTTAAATAACAGTTTTTGTATATGAGGTCAGGCGGCTTTGAAGAGTGcgtagatggggaactgaagctgttaatggTTTCTCTGTCAaaacaggctgtctgatggcaaggtaaataGGTGAAAAATTACActtacaaaatatatattacatGATAACTGTTAGTGAAGGTTGTCAGTGATATTTTAAAGGAGCcgaaaataacaaattaaaattgaattgaattaaaattcTATTAAATTGGAATTAAATGTTGTTTAGTTTCATGTATTTTATCCCAATAACAACATGCAATTGTATCCTTTTTGGTACCTCATGTCATTAAACAACAAACTGAGTTCCAGGAAATGTTATATCATGATTGGGTCACTGAAGTGCTTCCCAGCCTGAGGGTCAGGACCACTTCAACTGCTCAAATGATAAATGGGAGGCTTTGTGTGGCAATTAATTGCACAGGAAAGAAGATAATTGTTGCTCAGACTTTCTGTTCAGACTGTCCAGACTTTTTTCTAATCTTTGCTTGCTTTCTTGTGAATGTTTTTGAGGAACGAGACTCTCTTTGGTGAAGCTGCTCCCAGACTATAGATAAATTCAACCTGTGATGAGGGGTCACAAGGAGGGGCTTTCCTCAGCTAGTACAAGCATGTACTTTTTAGTCGTCTGGGTCGTGATAAACCAGAAAACATCTACCAGAGTCTTCGTCTTGTCCACACCAGATGAGGTCGTTGAACATGTAGCCAACCAGCGTGTCCTCCAGGGTCCAGAAGTGACGTAAAACAGCTGCGTAGCTGTGCATCAGCGTCCTGGTTTTGCTCCAGAAGAGGAACTAAACAGACGGAAAGGGAAATATAAAGCAGCTTACCTCAAAAGATTTTCCCTCCAATGAATAATGATGAATGTGTATCTAATTCCAGAGCTCTTCCTCACCCTATCACAGGGCCAGGTTTGTGGCATTGCAAAAAACATGTGATAATAATCCTCCACTGTCACATTACAAGAGGACTGACGGACAACCGCCTCCTCAAACTGTCTCCAGATCTCCTCACAGTCATACCTGCACAGGAAGATTAGTCAataatgacagaaaattaaccTGCAACatttttgataattgattaactATTACACTTGCAAAAAtggcttctcaaatgtgaagattttctGTGTCTCTGATTTTGTTTCTATCAGAATAAAATATCTTTGAGTTTTTCGGTGCTGGTTGGATAAAAACAAGCcaatccatctatccatccatttctCTCTACTTACTTGGGTGCTCCTTCGTGTCTAAAGGGGTCACTTGGcagttcgggcatctgatctgGATgcttcctgggcgcctccttttagaggtgttctgggcacgccccactggtaggaggctttgcttc is a genomic window containing:
- the LOC126397882 gene encoding ADP-ribosyl cyclase/cyclic ADP-ribose hydrolase 1, yielding MSFHKTSASFVLISVTIWFIIFLFCPRQVRAQLGTTPNIKHIVVGRCYSYITLVNPSLRYDCEEIWRQFEEAVVRQSSCNVTVEDYYHMFFAMPQTWPCDRFLFWSKTRTLMHSYAAVLRHFWTLEDTLVGYMFNDLIWCGQDEDSGFDFSSCPEWSACRNHPVYSLWRQASQNFAEMACGNITVLLNGSIVNAFNRRSMFGSVELDGLNPRRVNYVNIKVVTNLEGPSIESCSEGSIMDLIQILQSRGFRWTCTDNDQTLMILQCIQNPEQSSCQTCANKNLTQKEPHI